The genome window GACGGCGATGAGCGGCAGGTGCTGCGAAACGATCTGGTGCTGGACGGGCAGACGGTTGTGGGCGGTCGGGACGTGGATTTGACGATCTACCGGACCTGGCACACGCTGACCTTCATGTCCACGACCGCGCCCATGCGCTGGCGGACCGCCCGAACCGGGTTTGCGGCGCGCGCGGAACTGGGGCGGCTGGGACTTGGCCGCACCGGGTCGGATGGTGGTGCCGCACTCTCCTTCGGAGCAGAGGCCCGCGCGCGCCGCACGGACGGCGCCGATTTCGTCGATCTGCGCTCCGTGTTGCACTGGGCCTCCCCGGACAGCACATCTTTTCGCGCCACGCTGAAGCCCGGCGCCGTGCAATCCGGCGGCGACTGGTTCGGCGCGGTGGACGCCACGGCGGAATGGGCCGGGCAGCAGATTTCGGCGTCGTGGGAGCCGCTCGAGGAATCCATATTGGATCGCACGGATTTTGCGGGCGCGGTGCCGCAGGTATGGCATGTGCATGGCCGCGTCGCCGCGGCGTTCGGACCGGTGTCTGTGGCGGCCGCACCCTGGTGGCGACACTGGAATGCCCTGCGGGTGCGGCAAGGCGGCGGCACCTCGTACCAGGCGTACGCCCTGGGTGCGGCCGCCTCGCGTTACGGCGTATCGGTCGAACTGGACGTGGAAGCCGGACCCGTCTATCTGCACGTGAACCCGGTCCTCGCCCGCGCGAAGGCCGACGCCGCGCATCCTTCAGCCCGTGCATGGGAAGATGCCCTGCCGGAATCGTGGCTCACCACCCGCCTGGGCACGCGGCAACTGCTGTTTTCCGGAGACCTGGATCTGGACGCTTCCATCCGCGTGCGCGCCTGGCCCACCTTCACCGGCCGGACACTCCACACGCCGACCGGCCTGCTGGTGCTGCGCGACCCCGCCGACCGTCAGCCCGCCGGCTCCGGCACGATTGACCTGGTGTTTGAAGGAGGCATCCGCGGCGCCACCGTATCGTTGGCGTACGAAAACCTGCTGAGCGGCACGAACGTGCTCATGGGCAACCTGATCGTGCCCGACTATCCGCTGCCGCAGCAACGCATCCGCTTCGGCGTGCGCTGGCCCATCATGAATTGAAACCAACGGGGCGCCCAACGTATATGGGATCCATGCCTCCAATTCATGACATGTCGCCCTACGAGAAGTCCGCCCTGGAGGCCATCCAGGCGTGGCGGAATCCGCCGTCGTCCTGGTGGAGCGATGCGACGAATCAGGCGCAGGTCGCCTGGAATGACGTCACGGATTTGGTGCACAAGATTCCGGGCGTCGACTGGACCATGGAAAACGTGGTCAGCGGCCTGCTGGAACTGGTCAATGAAATCACCCAGGACTCGGTCTGGACCGATGCCGTGCTGAAAGACTTCCGGTCGCGCGGCACGCACGTAGAGACATTGGACGACATCCGTTCGCTCGACCTGGAGCAGGTGGACGCGGCCCTGCGCGGGCTGGACACGAAGTACGTCAGCCTGGCGACCGCCGAGGGCGCCGCCACCGGGCTCGCGGGCGCCGCTGGCATTGTCCCGGACATCGTCGCGCTCGTTTCCATAAACCTGCGCGCGGCCGGCGAGATTGCCACGTATTGCGGGTTCGACATGCTGGATGCCGAGGAACGTGTGAAGGCGCTGCGGGTGCTCGACGAAGTGGCCAAACCGGGAAACAATCGGAAGAATGTCACGCTCTCCCCTGCAATCCGCACCGCGTCGCGGGTGGCACGGCAGCAGGGCACGCAGATCCTGGAACAGATCGGCGCCGGTAACGCCGTCGAGAGCCTGCTCCGACGCCTGGGCGTGAACCTGACCGAGAAAAAACTTGCCCAGATGGTACCCGTCACTGGCGCATTCCTGGGCGGCGGCCTGAACTACCTGTACACGACCTCCGTCTGCCAGACCGCCACGAACCTCTACCGCGAGCGGTTCCTGTTCGAGAAGTACGGCGCCCAGCAGGGTTGAGAAGCAGGCTTACGGGAAGTAGCGATAGACCTCCCGCCGATGGAGGCAACGAGTAAAGACGACTACATCCCCGACGAGTTCAATGCCGACCCGGTAATCCCCAACACGAATCCTACAATAGTCGCCGGATCCCCCTGTCAATCTTTTCAAGCCCGGTACATTATCCAGACTGTTGGCCTCCTCAACTACAAGTATCGCTGATCGGATTCGACCGAGAGTCTGACGATCATTTCTCAGTTTCTTGAGGTCGCGTTCAAAGCTCTTCCGAAAACGGGTATTCACTCACGTTCCTCAAGCACGTCCATGATTCGCTTACGACTTACGGATGAGGAATCACGACCCTCCTCGATGGCCTCGACCATTGCGAAGTCTTCAATGACTTCGGCAACGACATCTCGAAACAACTCGCGCTGTTCGGTGAGGGACTCTTGAAGAGCCTCTTTCATCGCTTGCTTCAACGTATCGATTGAAATGCTCGCGTCAGCCATTGGTTCGTACCAATAAAATTGAGGATTGCGAACTGTTACGCTGTCGTAATCCCGTGGTTCGAAATGAGCGCTACCAACTGATGTACTTGTACATGA of Rhodothermales bacterium contains these proteins:
- a CDS encoding EcsC family protein, which encodes MPPIHDMSPYEKSALEAIQAWRNPPSSWWSDATNQAQVAWNDVTDLVHKIPGVDWTMENVVSGLLELVNEITQDSVWTDAVLKDFRSRGTHVETLDDIRSLDLEQVDAALRGLDTKYVSLATAEGAATGLAGAAGIVPDIVALVSINLRAAGEIATYCGFDMLDAEERVKALRVLDEVAKPGNNRKNVTLSPAIRTASRVARQQGTQILEQIGAGNAVESLLRRLGVNLTEKKLAQMVPVTGAFLGGGLNYLYTTSVCQTATNLYRERFLFEKYGAQQG
- a CDS encoding type II toxin-antitoxin system RelE/ParE family toxin, which codes for MNTRFRKSFERDLKKLRNDRQTLGRIRSAILVVEEANSLDNVPGLKRLTGGSGDYCRIRVGDYRVGIELVGDVVVFTRCLHRREVYRYFP